A stretch of the Bdellovibrio sp. 22V genome encodes the following:
- a CDS encoding RsmB/NOP family class I SAM-dependent RNA methyltransferase, producing MISESHPFYKHFEKVYGARWPALYAALLKPEQQVARRNNLSPVENLSAKKWSVLPEKPELPGCFWIPVGESCQPERNADELLDSYIMDPASVMVARALEVQSGDRVLDMCAAPGGKSLVMIESLAEDGEIFCNDLSPERRERLKKVIQQYVPRDIRDRVWVTGRDGVQFGLKEPDSFDRILLDAPCSGERHILENKAAQDEWSPRRTEHLATRQYSLLSAALLAVKEGGRIVYSTCSISPDENDGVIKKLLKKKKDGVRLLEAPLGVGGERTEYGVAYLPDQSGFGPLYFAVIEKC from the coding sequence ATGATTTCTGAATCGCACCCATTTTATAAGCATTTCGAGAAAGTTTATGGCGCCCGTTGGCCGGCTCTTTATGCGGCTTTGCTGAAGCCCGAGCAGCAAGTGGCTCGGCGTAATAATCTTAGTCCTGTTGAAAATCTCTCTGCGAAAAAATGGAGTGTTCTTCCCGAGAAGCCGGAATTGCCGGGATGTTTTTGGATTCCTGTTGGCGAATCCTGTCAACCCGAGCGCAATGCTGACGAGCTTTTGGATTCCTATATTATGGATCCGGCCAGTGTCATGGTGGCGCGCGCTTTGGAAGTGCAGTCAGGCGATCGAGTTTTAGATATGTGCGCGGCTCCCGGTGGTAAAAGTCTTGTGATGATTGAAAGCCTTGCGGAAGACGGCGAGATTTTTTGCAATGACTTGTCCCCTGAGCGCCGTGAGCGTCTTAAAAAAGTGATTCAACAATATGTTCCTCGCGACATACGTGATCGCGTGTGGGTGACCGGTAGAGACGGTGTGCAGTTTGGTTTGAAAGAGCCTGACAGCTTTGACCGAATTCTGCTCGATGCTCCTTGCTCGGGCGAGCGCCATATTCTTGAAAACAAAGCGGCTCAGGATGAGTGGAGTCCGCGACGAACGGAACATCTTGCGACTCGACAGTATTCTCTGCTCAGTGCCGCTCTTTTGGCTGTGAAAGAGGGCGGGCGTATCGTGTATTCGACATGCTCGATCAGTCCTGATGAAAATGATGGGGTTATCAAAAAACTTCTTAAAAAGAAAAAAGACGGCGTGAGACTTCTTGAAGCGCCTTTAGGTGTCGGCGGCGAAAGAACTGAGTATGGCGTCGCTTATCTGCCGGATCAGAGTGGCTTTGGTCCATTGTACTTTGCCGTGATTGAGAAATGCTAG
- a CDS encoding ATP-binding protein encodes MKRFVRFPWRIYWKFFFYQVVAFNILFIAVISVIDVRYRVRPWVYNEALLNFFLFSLLVAGLTSYRFARPIHRVILKALRISSKRTYGDLVDPSEEDLLDDEINDIAELDVALNRIHSKMKRRKAQFLQSQEESQAFMSAVAEGLVSVSLDEKILYFNSQFATQFLTNDQVQAPVLRLKDAIRSSDVLEGFSKAIHEGQVHRFTVKLNTMVDNQPRYFAVSVNPTRNEKTKEIYGVVGIFHDITEIKKVEQIRIDFVENASHELRTPLTSIKGYVDTLKEDVRTGHIQQAGKFLDIVSRNVDRLMDLVNDLLSLSALESQSELKLEMIHPLQISEQILAEMAVLAAEKNISVRVIGDVPPFMADAHKVEQVLRNLVSNAIKFIPAGKSVQIRWEGDGKNAVVLRVIDDGPGIPAEHLGRLFERFYRIDKGRTRDAGGTGLGLAIVKHIMQSHGGTVAVKSSAEKGCEFICTFPVRN; translated from the coding sequence ATGAAGCGATTTGTAAGATTCCCGTGGCGCATTTATTGGAAATTCTTTTTCTACCAAGTGGTGGCGTTCAATATTCTCTTTATTGCCGTCATCTCTGTGATTGACGTTCGTTACCGCGTTCGACCTTGGGTTTACAACGAAGCTCTTTTAAATTTCTTTTTATTCAGTCTTCTTGTCGCGGGTTTGACCTCGTATCGTTTTGCACGTCCCATTCATCGTGTGATTTTAAAAGCGCTGCGTATTTCAAGTAAACGCACGTATGGCGATCTGGTCGATCCTTCCGAAGAAGATCTTTTGGATGACGAGATCAATGATATCGCCGAACTGGATGTCGCTTTGAACCGCATCCACTCAAAAATGAAGCGCCGTAAAGCGCAATTCCTGCAATCGCAAGAAGAGTCCCAGGCTTTTATGAGTGCCGTGGCCGAAGGTTTGGTCAGCGTAAGCCTTGACGAAAAAATTCTTTATTTCAACTCGCAGTTCGCGACGCAGTTTTTAACGAATGATCAGGTGCAGGCGCCGGTTTTGCGTTTGAAAGATGCGATCCGTTCCTCTGATGTGTTGGAAGGTTTTTCGAAAGCGATTCACGAAGGTCAAGTTCATCGTTTCACTGTGAAGCTCAACACCATGGTTGACAATCAGCCTCGTTATTTTGCCGTTTCGGTGAATCCCACGCGTAACGAAAAAACCAAAGAGATTTACGGCGTCGTGGGAATTTTCCATGACATCACCGAGATCAAAAAAGTGGAGCAGATCCGCATTGATTTTGTCGAAAATGCTTCGCATGAACTGCGCACACCTCTGACTTCCATCAAAGGTTACGTGGATACTTTGAAAGAAGACGTAAGAACCGGACACATCCAACAGGCGGGGAAATTTTTGGACATTGTTTCGCGCAATGTGGACCGACTGATGGATCTGGTGAACGATCTTTTAAGTCTCAGCGCTTTAGAGTCGCAATCTGAATTGAAGCTTGAAATGATTCATCCTCTGCAAATTTCGGAGCAGATTTTGGCGGAGATGGCTGTTCTCGCTGCGGAAAAGAACATCTCTGTACGTGTGATCGGGGATGTGCCTCCATTTATGGCGGACGCTCATAAAGTGGAGCAGGTTCTAAGAAATCTTGTTTCCAACGCGATTAAATTTATCCCGGCCGGTAAATCTGTCCAGATCCGCTGGGAAGGCGACGGAAAAAATGCGGTCGTCTTGCGTGTGATTGATGATGGTCCGGGAATTCCTGCCGAGCATTTGGGCCGCCTTTTTGAAAGGTTCTATCGTATTGATAAAGGCCGTACTCGCGATGCGGGTGGAACGGGACTAGGCCTCGCGATCGTAAAACACATTATGCAAAGTCACGGCGGGACGGTGGCCGTTAAAAGCTCCGCTGAAAAAGGCTGTGAGTTTATTTGCACCTTTCCTGTAAGAAATTAG
- a CDS encoding response regulator transcription factor: MADNSIHVLVVEDEQEIRELMALHLLRQGYRVTECSSAEEALNEMNRQNYHVFILDWMLPGLSGVDIVDKIKAKFPHAGILMVTAKAEPSDIVSGLERGADDYITKPFNPTILVARVKALVRRALPVQASSSQDDGEMQLEGLRINFKSYEISYKGEPLHLTPSEFKLLGALVQNHGCVLTREQLIENIQGEGINVVGRTIDTHVFGLRKKLGEWGDRIETIRGVGYRVKVDIA; this comes from the coding sequence TTGGCTGACAATTCGATTCATGTGCTAGTGGTGGAAGATGAACAAGAGATCCGTGAACTCATGGCCTTGCATCTTCTCAGACAAGGTTACCGTGTGACCGAGTGTTCTTCCGCCGAAGAAGCCTTGAACGAAATGAATCGCCAAAATTATCATGTATTCATTCTTGATTGGATGCTGCCGGGCCTGAGCGGCGTCGATATCGTCGATAAAATCAAAGCGAAATTCCCGCACGCGGGTATTCTAATGGTGACTGCGAAAGCGGAGCCGTCAGATATTGTCTCCGGTCTTGAAAGAGGCGCCGACGATTACATCACAAAACCTTTCAATCCCACGATTCTTGTAGCTCGCGTGAAGGCTCTGGTTCGCCGGGCTCTTCCGGTACAAGCGTCATCGTCCCAAGATGACGGTGAAATGCAATTGGAAGGTTTACGTATCAATTTCAAATCTTATGAGATCTCTTACAAGGGTGAACCTCTGCATTTGACCCCTTCAGAGTTCAAGCTGTTAGGCGCTTTGGTGCAAAACCACGGTTGCGTCCTGACGCGCGAACAATTGATCGAAAACATCCAAGGGGAAGGTATCAACGTCGTCGGACGCACCATCGATACCCACGTTTTCGGATTACGCAAGAAGTTAGGGGAATGGGGAGACCGCATTGAGACTATCCGTGGAGTGGGATATCGGGTTAAAGTAGATATCGCATGA
- the phoU gene encoding phosphate signaling complex protein PhoU: protein MERAIDTQLEDLKKMILLMGGHVEKSLAQATAALLSRDLSMFEQVHAIEKQINEDHIRVDSACMNLLAKQGPVAKDLRLILSVIKINNDLERMGDQAVNISHSGKDYLGRKPIQAQLNDIQRMSEIAGRMVKGSLDCFVRGDVEQAKKILLMDDEIDNLKNKVFKDSMAHMKTHSEDVEASLDLILIARNLERLGDHATNIAEDVIFAFTGKDIRHGGKFG, encoded by the coding sequence ATGGAAAGAGCGATTGATACTCAACTCGAAGACCTGAAGAAAATGATTCTTTTGATGGGTGGTCATGTTGAGAAATCTTTAGCCCAAGCTACAGCGGCTTTGCTGTCGCGTGATCTCAGCATGTTCGAACAAGTGCATGCGATTGAAAAACAAATCAATGAAGATCACATTCGTGTCGACAGTGCTTGCATGAACTTGTTGGCAAAGCAGGGGCCTGTGGCAAAGGATCTTCGTTTGATTCTTTCCGTGATTAAAATCAACAACGACCTTGAGAGAATGGGCGACCAGGCTGTGAATATTTCTCACTCTGGGAAAGACTACTTGGGCCGTAAGCCGATTCAAGCTCAGCTCAACGACATTCAAAGAATGTCCGAGATCGCGGGTCGCATGGTGAAGGGATCCTTGGATTGTTTTGTTCGCGGCGACGTTGAACAGGCAAAAAAAATCCTTCTCATGGATGATGAGATCGACAATTTGAAAAACAAAGTTTTCAAAGATTCGATGGCGCACATGAAGACTCATTCCGAAGATGTGGAAGCGAGTCTTGATTTGATTCTGATTGCGAGAAATCTGGAGCGTTTGGGGGATCATGCCACCAATATCGCCGAAGATGTGATCTTTGCCTTCACCGGCAAAGACATACGACATGGGGGCAAGTTTGGCTGA
- a CDS encoding histidine phosphatase family protein: MELIIIRHAVAEEREDFAKKGLEDYFRPLTLKGRKKMQKVCVELREHVKELDVIVSSPLTRARQTAEIVSQIYYETKVLEAAELVPHSPPQAFLKWLRTQARQYRRIAIVGHEPHLSAFASFMLSGKAESFIDLKKSGILALEIESFAQAQAGHAQLLYALPPKFLID; encoded by the coding sequence AAGAACGGGAAGACTTCGCGAAAAAAGGTCTTGAGGATTACTTTCGCCCTTTGACTTTGAAGGGGCGCAAGAAGATGCAAAAAGTCTGCGTTGAATTGCGCGAGCATGTGAAAGAGCTCGACGTTATCGTTTCCAGTCCGCTGACTCGTGCGCGGCAGACGGCAGAAATCGTCTCGCAAATTTATTACGAAACTAAAGTGCTTGAAGCCGCGGAATTAGTTCCGCACAGTCCGCCGCAGGCATTTTTGAAATGGCTGCGCACGCAAGCGCGCCAGTACCGTCGTATTGCGATCGTGGGACATGAGCCGCACTTAAGCGCCTTTGCCAGTTTCATGTTAAGTGGAAAAGCCGAAAGTTTCATTGATCTTAAAAAAAGCGGGATTCTTGCTTTGGAGATCGAATCCTTTGCCCAAGCGCAGGCGGGGCACGCGCAACTTCTTTACGCTCTTCCGCCCAAATTTTTAATCGACTAA